One genomic region from Desulfuromonas sp. encodes:
- a CDS encoding Cro/Cl family transcriptional regulator — translation MDFHIGSKIKRLRKARKLTLQDVARETGFSPALISQIENNNVSPPIATLSKIAKFFDVKMGHFFEEEEEERKYEVVRKLDRRVVSRVISKAGTGHGYTYEALSYRKRNKKMEPFMLTVSERAEDETLYNHDGEEFLLIIKGTAEVILDEERIILEAGDAVYFDSSLRHRLLAKDDEEVQVLAVVTR, via the coding sequence ATGGATTTCCATATCGGTTCGAAAATAAAGAGATTGCGTAAAGCCCGGAAACTTACGCTACAGGACGTGGCCCGTGAGACCGGGTTTTCACCGGCCCTGATTTCGCAAATCGAAAATAATAACGTTTCACCGCCGATCGCCACCTTGTCAAAAATCGCCAAGTTCTTTGATGTCAAGATGGGCCATTTTTTCGAGGAAGAGGAAGAGGAACGTAAATACGAGGTGGTGCGCAAACTCGACCGCCGGGTGGTCAGCCGGGTCATTTCCAAGGCCGGTACCGGCCATGGCTATACCTATGAGGCGCTCTCGTATCGCAAGCGCAACAAGAAGATGGAACCGTTCATGCTGACGGTATCGGAGCGCGCCGAAGACGAAACCCTGTACAATCATGATGGTGAGGAGTTCCTGCTGATTATCAAGGGGACGGCCGAAGTGATCCTCGACGAAGAGCGGATTATCCTCGAAGCCGGCGACGCCGTCTACTTCGATTCCTCGCTGCGGCACCGCCTGCTGGCCAAGGATGACGAAGAGGTCCAGGTCCTGGCTGTTGTGACGCGGTAA